From Hymenobacter sediminicola:
CCCCTGAACCCGGCCGCCTGGCAGCCGGTGCCGGCCGCTCCGGCCGATGCGGTGCAGCCCTACGCTGCGGCGCTGGCGGCGCGGGAGCCGGGCGCGGCGGCCGTGGTGCCGCTGCTGGGCGTGGCGTCGCGCCAGGACTCGGTGGCGCGGTATCCGATGCGGCCGTATTCGGTGCTGCGCAATGCATTCAACGTGTTCAGCTGGGGTGTGGTGCAAAGCCCGACCGGCAACAGCGTGAGTCTGGGCGTCCGGTCGCAGGACGTGCTGAGCACCACGCAAGCCATTGCGGGTGTCAGCTACGACCAGAACGAGCGGACAGCGGCCGTATTCGGCGGCTTCAGCTACCAGGGCCAGTATCCGGTGCTCGATGCCGAAATCAGCCACGGCGGCCGCGACGTGACCATCCGCCGCAACGGTGCTCTGCTCCGCGACCAATGGCAGGCCACCCGCCTCACTACCGGCCTGCGCCTGCCGCTCACGCTCACCCGCTCCCGGATGCTCTCGGCCCTCACTCTAAGCAGCTACTACCTGCACGAGCGAGTCAGCGGCTACGACCTGCCGGTACGCTTCCGCTCCGAACCCGGCCCCGACCAGCCCGTGCATGCGCTCCAGACCACGCTCAGCTACGTGGCTCAGCTCAAGCAAAGTGCCCGCGACGTGGCCCCATGCCTGGGCGGCACGCTGTTGCTCACGTCGCGGCTTACGCCTTTCAGGACCGGGCTGGACGCGCGGCAGTGGGGGGCGCAAGGCAGTGTATTTCTGCCCGGCCTGGCCAAGCACCATGCGCTGCGCTTGCGCGCTGGCTACCAGTATCAGCAGCAGAGCCAGTATCAGTTTGCTTCGGCCGTGTCGTTTCCGCGTGGTGAGGGCTACGTGAGTTTTGATAGGCTGCGGGCTGCCTCCGTAGACTACTATTTGCCGCTGGCGTTTCCGCATTGGTCAGTGGGGCGGGTGCTGTACGTGCAGCGGCTGCGGGCCACTACCTTTCTGGATGTAGCGCAGGGCCGCAGCGCGGGTATATCTGGGGCCGGTAACTACCGCAATGTGGGCCTCGATGTGGCGGCACTGTTCAATGTGCTGCGCCTGCGTACGCCGCTGGAAGCTGGCTTGCGGCTGGTGGTGAACACTTACACCAATGAACTGATTCTGGAGCCGCTGGCTTTCAGCATCCGGCTGTAGGAGTCTGCCTCATATAGTCGCGAAACGGGTGCGCAGGCTGGGGTGTTTCTCATGGGGTAAGCCACTACTGCCAGTACAGGCGGCTTTTGGTGATACATTTACCTCAGTGTCCGACTATATATCTACTTAATTCTTACTGATACCCGTGAAATTTCCGCCTATTCCTGCCTTGCGTTACCTGACTATAGGTGCCACCACTACTTCCGTTATTGCTATTAGTCTTGCTTTTCGGCTTCCCGCCGATCCGGCTGAAAAGCTGGTGGAGCGCCTGCTGGCGTTTTATGCCGAAGCCCAGCCTGAAGTCAGCTACCTGCACCTCAACCAAGCTGCCTATGCCGCCGGCGAAACCGTGTGGTTTAAAGCCTACGTGGCCGATGCCCGCTACCACCGGCTCGATTCGCTCAGCCGGGTGCTGTATGTAGATGTAGTAAGTCCTTCCGGACGCCGCGTACTGCTGCGCCGTACGCTGGCGCTGCGCGGTGGCCTGGCCCACGGCGACCTGGCCCTGCCCGATACGCTGGCCCAAGGCGTGTATACGGTGCGCGCTTATACCTCCTGGATGCGCAACGCCGGGGAGCAGCTGTTTTTCTCGCGCCGTCTTCCTGTATGGCAAATGGCTTCACCGGCTACTGATGAGGTGGGCACCCCGGCCGGCAAAACAACCTCCGCCCGCCGTAGTTCGGCACGGCCAGCCGCTGCCCTGCGCCCCGACGTGCAGTTTTTTCCGGAAGGCGGCGACTACGTGGCCGGTCTGGCTACGGTAGTAGGAGTGAAGGCCATGGATGCCACCGGCACTGGCTTAGCCGTGCGCGGCGAAATCCTAGATGAGCAGAACCAGGTGCAAGCCAGCTTCAGTACGCCCGCCCTGGGCATGAGTTCTTTCAACTTCACGCCGGCCCCTGGCCGCCGCTACCACGCCCGCGTCGTATTGCCAACCGGCGCCACCGCCGACTACCCGCTGCCGGCTGCCTTGCCGGATGGCTTTGTGATGAACACGCGGGAAGCCGGCAACTCGCTGAAAGTATTTATCCGGCACCGGGCGGCAGCCGGGACATCGGCAAAACCTGCCGGGTTTAGGCTGCTGGCGCATGTGCGTGGCACACCGGTGTATATGGGGCAGGGGCAGATTCAGGCCGACGAAACCTTCTCGGCTTCATTGCCCAAAGACAAGATGCCTGCCGGCGTGCTGCACCTCACGTTGTTCGATGACCAGCAGCAGCCTCGCGCCGAACGGCTGGCGTTTGTACCCGATGCCCGCCCGCTACGCGTAACCGTGCGCCCCGATAAGTCCGGCTACGGCCCGCGCGAAGCCGTGACCGTGGATGTGGAAGTGCGCACGGCCGACGGAGCGCCGGCCGCCGCCGAGTTGTCGCTGGCCGTAACCAGTGAGGCAGGCCTGCCAGCTACTGCTACCACCGATGCTACCATCGAGTCGCAACTGCTGCTGACCTCGGAGCTGAAAGGCTACGTCGAAAATCCTGGGTACTACTTCCGCAACTCCACACCCGAAACCCGATTGGCCCTCGACCAGCTGCTGCTGACGCAGGGCTGGAGCCGCTTTGTGTGGCGGGAGCTGCTGCAGGACGTTTCGCCCGTAGCCAACTACCAGTTTCTGCCTGAGCAGAGCCTTTCGCTGGGAGGCCGGCTGGTGCGCGCCAATCAGAAGCCCGTGCCCAACGGTAGCGTGACGCTGCTGCAACAACCAAGCAGAAGCGTAAGTACCGGCCAGGCGAATGCGCAGGGGCAATTCCTGTTTATGGGCTTCAGCGGCCAAGATTCAACGAAGGTGGTAGTGCAGGCCCGCACCGAGAAAGGCAGCAGCAACGTGCTGGTGCAGCTGAATGAGCTATGGCCGCTGCCAGCTAAACCGCTACCCCTGCCGCTACTGGTACCCGCAGCTGCTCCCGAAGTAGCGGCCTACACCCAGCGTAGCCGCCGCCAGCAGGTACTGGAGCAGCAATACCGCCCCGATTCGAGCCGGAGTATTCAGCTCCGCAACGTCACGGTGAAAGGAAGCCGACCAGCAGAGCCCGCGCGTGACATTCGCTCTATTCATAGCAACCCCAGCGCGGTACTGAATCTGCGCGACATTCCGCAGGCCAATGCCTACACTGATATTTTCCAGCTGCTGCAGGGCCGCGTAGCCGGCGTGCAAGTAACCCGCAGCGGCTCTTCTTACAACGTATTGATACGGGGTATTACCAGCCTGTCGGGACCCAGCCAGCCGCTGTTTCTGCTGGATGGCGTGCCGCTGTCGGATGCGGATGCGCTGATGGGAATTTCGCCCTCCATTGTGGAGCGTATTGAAGTGCTGAAAGGCCCCTCGGCTGCCATATACGGCATGCGGGGCGGCGCTGGGGCCATTGCCGTTTTCACCAAAACCGGCAACCCCGACTACGACTACAGCAAGGAGCCCGCTGCGGGCATCGTAACGCGCCTGCTGCCGGCCTACTACCGGGCCCGCGAGTTCTATGCCCCGCGCTACGAAAAAGCCCCGGCTGCTGCTCGCCCCGACCCGCGCGCTACCACGCTCTATTGGCTGCCGCGCCTGGCCGTTTCCGCGTCCGGCACGGCCCGCTTTACCTTCTACACTGCCGACCAGGGCGGCACCTTCCGCGTCAGCGCCGAAGGCATTGGGGCTGCCGGCCAGCCGGCGCTGGGCGCGTCGGCCCTGCGCGTCACGCCCCGCTAATACCTTAGAGTTTTCGAAACGGGTGCCGGCCCAGCGCCAATCGTTCGGCCAGCTCCACGGCGCGGCGGGCGCGGGTTTCGGGTTGCTTGGCGCTGGCTACGTGCTGCGCCATGGCCCGCCGCATGGCCCCTGTCTGCCCGGCAAAGGTGGCAGCGGCCTCAGGCCACGCTTCCAGTGCTTCGGCTAGCTCTTCGGGCGGGTCCACGTGGTCGGGGTCCGGGTCGGGAGTGAGGCTGACGGTGAGGTGCTGGCCCAGCTGAATGCCGATGGCGCGGCACAGGTCTTTGTTGAGCATGAGGTAGCGCCCGCCACCGGGCAGCGGCAGCAGCCCCAGCCGCACGGCGTGGCCGTTTACGGTACCTGTCACGCGTTTCGCGCTTTTGCCGCCCAGCGCCTCCACCATTAGCGGCGGCACTACTACTATCTGGGTAGGCATGAAGCTGGGGCCGCCGGCCTCCAGCTGCGCCTGAAAAGTGTGCGAGGTTTCCATGCAGTGAAAGTAAAGTGCCCGGCTGTAATGTCAGATCAAGCCAGCCCAGCAACAAGTGGTGTCTGGTAAGCAGGCTAGGCTACGGCTCTTTTGTAGCAAGTGTAACAGAGGTAGGGGTTTTATTCAGCTAACGTTCTGCTTTATGCTGATCTGTATGCAGCGCATTTATGTCCTCGGCATGCCTCCTAAACTTTGATTCTGGCGGATTTGGCCCCAACTTGCCTAATCCGTGGCCGCCCCAGCGGCAATTCCCTCCGGAATCCGACTTATGCTCAAAATCAACAAACAAGACGCCCTCGACTACCACTCCCAGAGTCCTGCCGGCAAGATTGAGGTAGTGCCCACCAAGCCCGTCAGCACCCAGCTGGACCTGGCGCTGGCCTACTCGCCGGGCGTGGCCGAGCCCTGCCTGGCCATTGCTGCCAATCCCGACGACGTTTATAAATACACTGCCAAGGGCAACCTGGTGGCCGTTATCAGCAACGGTACGGCCGTGCTGGGCCTCGGCAACATCGGGCCGGCTGCCAGCAAGCCCGTCATGGAAGGCAAGGGCGTACTGTTCAAGAAATTCGCCGGCATCGACTGCTTCGACATCGAAATCGACGCCACCGACCCCGACGAGTTCATCCGCATCGTGAAGGCGCTGGAGCCCACGTTCGGCGGCATCAACCTCGAAGACATCAAGGCCCCGGAGTGCTTCCGCATCGAGACGGAGCTGCGCGAGAAGATGAACATCCCGCTCATGCACGACGACCAGCACGGCACGGCCATCATTTCGTCGGCGGCGCTGCTCAACGGGCTGGAAGTGGTGGGCAAAAGCATCAAGGAAATCAAGCTGGTGGTGAGCGGCGCGGGCGCGGCTGCCATCAGCTGCCTGCGCCTGTACCTGGCGCTGGGCCTCAAGCTCGAAAACGTGGTGGTGTTCGACAAGGATGGCATCATTCATGCCGGCCGCACCGACCTGGCGCCGCTGCAGATGCAGTTTGCCACCAGCCGGTCCATCAGCACGCTGGCCGAGGCTATGGAAGGTGCCGACGTGTTCCTGGGCCTTTCGGCGGCCAACGTGCTGCCCGCCGAGCTGCTGCTGAAAATGGCCGACAACCCCATTGTATTCGCGCTGGCCAACCCTTCGCCGGAAATTGCCTACGAACTGGCCGTGGCCACCCGCCCCGACCTGATTATGGCCACCGGCCGCTCCGACCACCCCAACCAGGTGAACAACGTACTCGGCTTCCCCTACATCTTCCGGGGCGCGCTGGACGTACGGGCCACCGAAATCAACGAGGCTATGAAGCTGGCCGCCGTGCGCGCCCTCTCCGACCTGGCCAAGGAGCCCGTGCCGGATATGGTAAACCGCGCCTACGGCGACAATACGCTGGCCTTTGGCCGGACCTACCTCATTCCCAAGCCCCTCGACCCGCGCCTGATTACGACGGTAAGTCCGGCTGTGGCCAAAGCCGCCATGGAAAGCGGCTCGGCCCGCCGCAACATCGAGGACTGGACTGCCTACGAGGACGAGCTGCGCGGCCGCCTCGGCGTGAACCAGAAGCTGATGAACCGCATCACGTCGGCGGCCCGCGCCAACCCCAAGCGGGTGGTCTTCGCCGAAGCCGACAACTACAAAATCCTCAAAGCAGCCCAGATTCTGTTCGACGAAGGCATTGCGGTGCCCATTCTGCTCGGCAACCGCAAAAAGCTGGAAGGCATTGCGCAGGCCAATAACCTCGACCTGAATGGCTGCCAGATTATTGATATTCTGGAAGAGGACGCCAAGCGCGAAGAGTACGCCAACCTGCTGTATGAAAAGCGCCGCCGCCGCGGCATCACGCTCTACGAAGGCCGCCGCCTGCTGCGCGAGCGGAACTACTACGGCTCGATGATGCTGGAAACCGGCGAGGCCGACGCCTTCATCACTGGTCTCACTAAAGACTATGGCAAGAGCATTGTGCCCTCGCTGCAGGTGATTGGGGTGGAGGAAGGCGTGAAGCGTGTGGCCTCTATGTACATCATTCAGCACAAGAAAGGCCCGTTCTTCTTCGCCGATACTACCGTCAACATCGACCCCACGGCCGAGGAAATGGTGGACATCATCGGCCTCACGGCCGAGGCTGTGCGCTTCTTCGACGCCGAGCCGCGGGTGGCCGTTATCAGCTACTCCAACTTCGGCTCCAACCCCGGCGAGCTGCCCGATAAGTCGCGCCGCGCTACGGAGTTGGCCAAAAAGCGCTACCCCGACCTGATTCTGGACGGCGAAATGCAGGCCAACACCGCCCTGAACCCGCAGCTACTGCGCGAACAGTACCCGTTTTCGGAACTGGCCGACAAAGGCGGCGCCAACACGCTCATTTTCCCGAATGTGATTAGCGGCAACATTGCCTACAAAGTGCTCCAGGAAATTGGGGGCGCCGAGGTAATCGGGCCAGTGCTGATGGGCATGCGCAAGCCGGTGCACATTCTGCAGCTGGGCGCCTCCGTCCGCGAAATCGTGAATATGGCTTCCATTGCCGTGGTCGACGCGCAGCAAAGCCAGGTGAGCCGCGGCCTGTAGTGGCACTTTTTACCGGTGGGCCTGCTGGCACAGAGCCGTAGGCACACCGGTAAAAGCCGCTGCTGCAGTGCCCAAATATTTAGTTGAAAATGCTAGCTGGTTTGGGATAGAAAACGCCCTGCCCGGTGTTGCCTCTCCGCCGCCGAGTATGCACCCGGCAGTTCCTGTTTTTCCCGCCTCCAACTCTCTCTCATGATTGCCTACATCGAAGGAAAGCTTGCCTATAAAGACCACGCTCAAGCCATTCTGGATGTGGCAGGCGTCGGCTACGAAGTCCGTATTTCGCTCACCACGTTCAGCAAGCTGCCCGCTGAGGGTGAAAAAGCCAAGCTCTACACGTTTCAGCACATCAAGGAAGACGCACACACGCTCTACGGCTTCCTCGACCCCAATGAAAAGGCGCTGTTTATGCAGTTGATTTCGGTGTCGGGCATTGGCCCAGGCACAGGCATTGTGATGGTGAGCAGCATGAGTGTGGGTGAAATCCGCCAAGCCATTGTCAACGAGGACGTACGCGCCATTCAGAGCATTAAAGGCGTCGGCCCCAAAACAGCGCAGCGCGTAATTCTGGAGCTCCGCGACAAGCTCCGCAAAGACGAATTGCTGGCCAAAGCCGGCGTGGATACCGTGCCGCTGGCCCGCACGCACAATACCAACCGCTCCGAAGCGTTGTCGGCTTTGGTAACGCTGGGCTTCGCCCGCTCGGCAGCCGAGAAAAACCTGGATCAGATTCAGCAGCGCCACGGCAACGACCTGAGCGTGGAGGAATTGATTAAGTTTGCTCTTAAGTCAAATTAGCGTTTAGCGCCACCCGCATCCTTTTTTATTTGTAGCACTTGAACTCCGGTAAGAAGTCCCTCACCGCCTCCGTTGTTGTTGTCGCGTCGTTGCTCATTGCTTGGTGGTCGCAGGCCGAACCTGTTGGGGCTTCTGCCTTCGATCTGCAACAACTATGGGCCTGGTTGCCGCTAGCCGGAGAGCATGGCCGGCTGCCGTGGCGCATGCCTGCGCCCGACACGCCGCGCACGGCCCTGCCCGATACCAGCCGCTACCGTCCCAGCCGTCGCCCCAAGGTAGACCCTGAGGACCGGGCCGGTACGCCGTTTTCGCCGCAGCGCCGCCGCTCGCCGCTGGTGCTGCCGCTGCCCGGCAACGTGCAGCAAACCGTGACGCCTGATGACAGCCTGCAATACTTCGATGTGGAGGAACGGGTGGGGCAGGAGTTTGACTTCCGGGACCCCAGCCGCCTGACGTTCGAAGAGTATTCGCGCTGGCAGCAACAGCAGGCTATACGGGACTATTTCCGAAATCGTTCGGCCGGAGGCGTAACAGGCCCCACCAGCCCCGACGTGGCTAGGCGCCTTATTCCCAAAATCTACCTCGGCCCTATGGCCGACCGGATTTTTGGTGGCTCTTACGTAGATATTCGGCCCGCTGGTGCCGTTACGCTGCGCATGGGCGCCCGCTTCAACCGCAACCAGAACCCTACGCTGACACTGCGTCAGCAGCGCATCGGCGACTTTCAGTACGACCAGAACCTGAACCTGAACCTGACCGGGCAGATAGGGGAGAAGTTGCGCCTGACGTTCAACTACGATACCAAAGCCGCCTTCGACTTCGAAAACAACATGAAGCTCGATTACACGGGCTTCGACACCGACATCATCCGCAAGATTGAGCTCGGCAACGTGAGTCTGCCGCTCAATAATTCGCTGATTGTGGGCGGCCAGAACCTGTTTGGGGTGAAGACGCAGCTGCAGTTTGGGCGCATGAGCGTGACGGCCGTGGCCAGTACCCTGCGCGGCCAGGCCGATGAAGTGCGCGTGCAGAACGGTGGCCAGAGCCGGCAGTTCGAAATTAAAGTAAGCCAGTACGAAAAGGACCGGCACTTCTTCCTGAGTCAGTTCTTCCGCGACCGGTACGACCAAGCCCTACGCAACCTGCCTACGGTGCAGAGCGGCATCGAAATCCGGCGCCTGGAAGTGTACGTCACCAACGACAACCGCCAGAGCGACAACCTGCGCAACGTGGTGCCTCTCATGGATTTGGGCGAAGCCAAGCGCGTATACCGGCGTCCCCTGCTCAACGCCGCTGGTACGCTGCCTTCCAGCCCTGTCAACAACGCCGCCAACCAGCTGGGCCAGCTGCTGACGACCAACGCCGAAGCCCGCGGCGAGCTGACCGTAGACAACTACCTGAGCCGGGGCGCTGTGGCAGGCCAGCCGCTAGTAAAGAACGTGGACTTTGAGCACGTGCGGGCTCGTAAGCTTGATGAGCGGGAATATACCTTCAACGCACAGCTGGGCTACATTTCGCTGAATACGCAGCTACTGCCCGAGCAGGTGCTGGGCGTGAGCTATGAGTACCTGTACAACGGCAAAACCTATAAAGTAGGGGAAGTGGTGGACGACTACGGCAACCGCGGCCAGGACGAGGTAGTGTTCCTGAAGCTGCTGAAAGCCACCAATCCAGCAGTAGGTATTGCGGACCCCGGTCAGAACCCTGACAACGAGAACCTGCTGACGCGCAATCTGCCGACGTGGGACCTGATGATGAAGAACGTGTACCCACTGAATGCTTCGCAGCTCAACCGGGACAATTTTCAGCTTCAGATTATTTACAAGGATGACATTACGGGCGTCGACCTGATTTCCATCAAGGACGGACGGCCCAATATCATTCAGAATATTCCGCTGATTGAGGTGCTGAACCTCGACAACGTGAACCCCAACAACGACCAGAACCCCGACGGTAACTTCGACTTCTTCCCCGGCATCACCATCGACCCGGAGTTGGGCAAGATTATCTTCCCACTGGTCGAGCCGTTCGGGTCGTTCCTGCGCTCCAAGTTCGATCCGGGGACTGAGCAGCCGCTGATTGATAAGTACGTGTACCAGGAGCTGTACACGCAGGTGCAGAGCGACGCCCAACAGCGTACCGAAAAGGACAAGTTTGTGCTGCGCGGCCGGTTCCAGGCCACGGCTACCGACGAAATTACGCTGCCCGGCCTTGGCATTGCGCAGGGCTCGGTGCGGGTGCGCGCCGGCTCGGTGCTGCTGGAAGAAGGCCGCGACTACCAGGTTTTCTACGACCAGGCCAAAGTCAAAATCCTGAACCCGGCTTACCTCAACTCGGCCAACGAGCTGCGGGTGGAATTCGAGAAAAATGCGCTGGTACAGGTGCAGCCGCGCAAGCTACTTGGGGCCCGCTTCGACTACCGCCTCAGCCAAGATGTCAACTTCGGCGCGACGATTCTGCACCTGCGCGAAAACCAGGCGCCAGGTATCAACCGCGTAAACATCGGCGACGAACCGGGCAACAACACGCTCTACGGCTTCGACGTGAATATGCGCCGCGACTCGCGCGCCCTCACCAAGTACCTCGATATGCTGCCCTTCCTTTCGACGAAGGAGCCTTCGTCGGTGGCGTTCAGCGGCGAGTTTGCGCAACTGCTGCCCGGCCAGTCGAAGCTAGGCAACGGCGAAAACGGCGTATCGTATCTGGACGACTTCGAGAATGCGCGCACGCCTTACACGTTGGGTGGCCTGAACTCGGCGGTAGCCTGGCGGCTGGGTTCCACGCCGCGTACTTTCCCCAACTTCGATGTCAACGACATTACCTCGGCCTACCGCCGTGCCAAGCTGGCGTGGTATTCCGTCGACCAGACGTACTATACCGATGGCCCCAGCCGGCCCTCCAATATCGGGGTAGCTGATCTGGACAACCACTACACGCGCGGCATCGAGCGGATTGAGGTGTTCCCGAACCGTGACGTAGGTGCTTCCGGCAATGGCTTCGAGTACTCACTGGACCTGGCTTACTACCCATCGGAGCGCGGACCGTACAACTACAACCCCAACATTGGGGCGGATGGCAGAACGCTGCCGAACCCGCAGCAGAACTACGGTGCTATTTCACGCGAAATCACCTTTGACACCGACTTCGACAACGCCAACGTCGAGTACCTGGAGTTCTGGATGATGGACCCGTTCCTGAAAGGAGTAAGAGGGCAGGTTATTGATGGCGAAAACGCTCCGGTCAACAACGACACGGGTGGGCGGCTCATCATCAACTTGGGCAACGTGAGCGAAGACGTGCTGCGCGACAACAACCAGTATGAGTTTGAAAACGGCCTGTCGGTTACAGATCCGGCCGACCCGAATGATACGCGCAATACTGCATGGGGCCGTGTTTCGCGCCAGCAGTTCCTGACCGATGCGTTCAGCAACACGCCCGGCGGCCGTGCGCGGCAGGATGTAGGCCTCGACGGTCTGAATGATACGGAAGAGTCGCAGTTTTTCGGAAAAGCCTATGGCGACCCTTCCGGCGACAATTTCCGCCACCACCTCGACCCGTTCTACGACCAGAACAACGTGGGTATTTTGGGCCGCTATAAGCAGTACAACGGTCTGGAAGGCAACTCACAGGAGAATAGCCAGCTTTCGTCCACAGCCTTCCCCGACAAGGAGGACCTGAACCGAGACAACGTTATTTCGGAGACGGAGCGCTACTACGAGTACCAGCTGGAGCTGCGCGACGGCCAGTTGGCCGTGGGCAGCAACTTCGTGGTCGACAAAATCACGAACACAATCAAAGGCGACCAGGTGTCGTGGTACCAGTTCCGGATTCCAGTGCGCAGCTACAACAATGTGCGCAGCGCCGACGGCCAGCCGTTCGGCTTCAAATCCATCCGGTTCCTGCGCATGTACCTCACTGACTGGCAGCAGCCCGTGGTGCTGCGCATGGTGCAACCCCAGTTCATTGCCAACCAGTGGCGCCGCTACCTGAGCCCGATTTCGGAGCCCAACCAGCCCTGCCTCAACTGCGGCGAAACGGCAGCAGCCTTCAACATCAGCACGGTAAGCATCGAGGAAAACGGCCCCGGCAACAAAGGCGCTATTCCGTACGTGCTACCGCCTAACATCCAGCGCGATAAAGAGTACGGCTCCAGCACCGTAAACCGCGAGCAGAACGAGCAAAGCCTGCGCCTGTGCGTGGAAGAGCTGCGCGACGGTTTTGGGCAGGCGGCCTACAAAAATCTGAGCCTGAGCCTGCTGCGCTACAAGCAGCTGCGCCTGTTCCTGCACGCCGAAAGCGAAAACCCTAACCT
This genomic window contains:
- the sprA gene encoding cell surface protein SprA, translated to MNSGKKSLTASVVVVASLLIAWWSQAEPVGASAFDLQQLWAWLPLAGEHGRLPWRMPAPDTPRTALPDTSRYRPSRRPKVDPEDRAGTPFSPQRRRSPLVLPLPGNVQQTVTPDDSLQYFDVEERVGQEFDFRDPSRLTFEEYSRWQQQQAIRDYFRNRSAGGVTGPTSPDVARRLIPKIYLGPMADRIFGGSYVDIRPAGAVTLRMGARFNRNQNPTLTLRQQRIGDFQYDQNLNLNLTGQIGEKLRLTFNYDTKAAFDFENNMKLDYTGFDTDIIRKIELGNVSLPLNNSLIVGGQNLFGVKTQLQFGRMSVTAVASTLRGQADEVRVQNGGQSRQFEIKVSQYEKDRHFFLSQFFRDRYDQALRNLPTVQSGIEIRRLEVYVTNDNRQSDNLRNVVPLMDLGEAKRVYRRPLLNAAGTLPSSPVNNAANQLGQLLTTNAEARGELTVDNYLSRGAVAGQPLVKNVDFEHVRARKLDEREYTFNAQLGYISLNTQLLPEQVLGVSYEYLYNGKTYKVGEVVDDYGNRGQDEVVFLKLLKATNPAVGIADPGQNPDNENLLTRNLPTWDLMMKNVYPLNASQLNRDNFQLQIIYKDDITGVDLISIKDGRPNIIQNIPLIEVLNLDNVNPNNDQNPDGNFDFFPGITIDPELGKIIFPLVEPFGSFLRSKFDPGTEQPLIDKYVYQELYTQVQSDAQQRTEKDKFVLRGRFQATATDEITLPGLGIAQGSVRVRAGSVLLEEGRDYQVFYDQAKVKILNPAYLNSANELRVEFEKNALVQVQPRKLLGARFDYRLSQDVNFGATILHLRENQAPGINRVNIGDEPGNNTLYGFDVNMRRDSRALTKYLDMLPFLSTKEPSSVAFSGEFAQLLPGQSKLGNGENGVSYLDDFENARTPYTLGGLNSAVAWRLGSTPRTFPNFDVNDITSAYRRAKLAWYSVDQTYYTDGPSRPSNIGVADLDNHYTRGIERIEVFPNRDVGASGNGFEYSLDLAYYPSERGPYNYNPNIGADGRTLPNPQQNYGAISREITFDTDFDNANVEYLEFWMMDPFLKGVRGQVIDGENAPVNNDTGGRLIINLGNVSEDVLRDNNQYEFENGLSVTDPADPNDTRNTAWGRVSRQQFLTDAFSNTPGGRARQDVGLDGLNDTEESQFFGKAYGDPSGDNFRHHLDPFYDQNNVGILGRYKQYNGLEGNSQENSQLSSTAFPDKEDLNRDNVISETERYYEYQLELRDGQLAVGSNFVVDKITNTIKGDQVSWYQFRIPVRSYNNVRSADGQPFGFKSIRFLRMYLTDWQQPVVLRMVQPQFIANQWRRYLSPISEPNQPCLNCGETAAAFNISTVSIEENGPGNKGAIPYVLPPNIQRDKEYGSSTVNREQNEQSLRLCVEELRDGFGQAAYKNLSLSLLRYKQLRLFLHAESENPNLRDGDVQAFIRLGTDYNQNYYEYRLPLVVTRTGATTQSEIWPDANQIQLALQDFIDVKAERNAAINSGGASYAGPYTKTFPNGASITVFGNPDLSAVQGAMIGIFNPTDDGNSKSMCLWADEFRVFDFDKENGWAATARFNTKLADVANITATGSYTSVGFGGLQDKLAQRSLEDIKRGDINATIAADKFFPEKLGLRVPVLIQAGHESRAPQYDPLDPDTKLEQSLQKFRKSDNTIDEEKQAAYRKEVIDQTSSRSISVLNVRKERTNPEKKPMPYDIENFAVSYSITERTHTDIRTDRDYTRTYTGALAYLYQITPKSYTPLAKVKALDNPYLKIFQDVNFTPLPSRFSFRADIDRRYNERFLQRVLEPGQLPVTTGIPGVFQKSFYFNRIYDMQWAITKALTLDYTANNRAVIDEGVGSAIGDSPEAQRNREMLRDNLIKLGRTTNFNQTVALTYRLPLDKFPLTDWLSADARYAANYTWQAASTALRVPAPLRYLVDGSPDPTDTTTTELNLGNTIQNNGELSANGKIDLVKLYNKVRFLNIINNAPPPGQDAKGARRSLGSAIDQAGMQAKEAGQPAADTSKGPELRFLKAVLRSLMTARSINFTYTRSNGTLLPGYLPKTRFFGLNSDFDAPGVPFLLGKQYDLDALYDRAASRGWYTDRSDYLNTPLSSLLTENLTARTTLEPFRDFNIQLEARRQLVRNREVFYRRAIDEVSLRPLDELAPTQPLGSGSFSTSIISIQTLFGDRTSDGEISKAFNRFVENRGFVQQRLSAANTNGTGTYGYNSQDVLIPAFLDAYQGRSSDGYKADGFKPFAKIPIPNWNIQYNGLAELPFVKRYFRSIAITHAYASVYNIAGYTTNTSYNRELGDNELSFLTNASGQYIPYYVIGQVSIAERLSPLIGINFQTLEKVTGRVELRTERAIALNTTNAQVTELHTQELVIGFGYATNRLRLPFRIGGEQRVLRNELNARLDLSIRDNTTIQRTIEDVVDESEATSNNPASVGRARGLTTNGTRQLQLRPTIDYVLNQRLNLQFFFSRTVTDPRVQNSFKNSTTEGGIQLRYSLSQ